cagggcaaggGTCCGGATGTCAGGTTTGAGCCCTGTCTTGGATGCAGAGACAGGTCCTGTGCTGCACAGGGAGCGGCAGAGAGAGTGGCAGGGAGAAATTGGAGGGGAAAGGAGCggaaggggagaggggatggGCCCGCCATCAGTGCCGGCTGGGCTTAAACTCCTTGTGAGCTCCGCACGGCCCCAGGACAGCCGCACCGCCCCTGTACGCACCATcggggcaggcagggggtgcGAAAAGgcccggggctgctgcgggcgtgggcacggggcaggggctgAAAACAGACAATCGTAaacctcttttttcctccaagggGATCTTGCGGGAGAGCAACGGCAGTGAAATCAGAACAGGTCTGAGCCAGAGGGTGAAATATCCTGGCCGACCTcccctttctcccttctctgttctttcctttgctcccttccctgcctgcctgttCCCCCCGCTCTGGGCCAGCAGAAGCGGGCGGCATGGGGCTGCCTCCCTGAGCGGAGCGCGGCCACTGCCGGCACAAAGCCCCCCGGACCCTCCTGGACAGCCCCAGATCCCCCTGgacctccccagcccccaggcaTCCTCGGGCCACTGCCCAGGTAACCCAGCTTTGCCTGGCCCCGGGTCCAACAGAGCCGAACCAGAAATTCGATCCAAaggcaagggggaaaaaatgtataaaaaataaattaaattaaattaaattaaattaaattaaagtcCGCGGGCTGGGACTGGGACAGCTTGAGGATCGCCAAGTCAGAAAATTCAGCCTCCGAGTCActtaaaaagtgagaaaggtACTGCAAAAAACGGACTAAATATGCACAGGGCATCTTTCCTCcatcatttgtttcctttttctttcatttttttttctttctctctcgttctttctacattttttttctttctctctcttcctttcgctttctttcactttctttcgctttatttttcttctttcctttctttccccttctttctttcgctttcttctttcttgctctccttttctttctctttttcctttccttttttttctctactcaCTCCATCCCTTTCTCACTTTccgtttccttttttttaaacaaaaaaataggtTTACGATTGTCCATTTTCAGCCGTTGATACTCACAATTATTCATCCCTGAGACGACTGATACAAGTCACAGCAGGTTCCCGTAGTTAGATAGAAACGGTAAAAGGTCgtataaaaaaatagaataaagaaATGAACTAATAAGTGGGAAATGAAttgcaaatgtgaaaaatattagaaagtCCAATACCAcgaaaaaggagaaagatatTGACGGGGATTTTATATCCAGAACAGATGAGTTGGGATTTCTTAAACGAAACCACCTATCGAGGAAATAAAGCTTCGATAACCGAACCGAAATAATTAACAGGAGATAAAAGCAGTGTCCCAATTAGCAGCCGCTGGTAAAGGCGTTCAGAGCAAACGCGTGCTCCGCATACAGACTTTATCTGAGTGCTGCctgcggcggggagcggggaagATTTATTTATCACGCTGGTAACTGCTGCCCTCTCCCCGGGCTGGCAGGGGAGCAGCGAGGCTGCCCTCGGCACGGCGctccggggggctgcgggagacCCCGCTGCTGGGCCGAgcggctgcagctctgcccgcACGGCGCTGCGGGCCCGCAAAGTCTGCGGGGTACGGGGATGGAAAGGCGAGGGCTCGCCCTGGGTCGCGCCGCTTCCTCGGCCGTTCCCAGCGCGGGCGGTGGCACACGGCGAGGAAAAATGGTTTCCCGTCCCCCACCCCCCGGGATGCTCTGCCGCGATTCGGGGCCATCGAACACCCGGCCGGGGGGGTCTCCGCCGCCCCGTCGGGCGGGGCAGgtcccccccgccgcccctttccgctcccggccccccgtgccccccggcccccgctcACCTTCCCTGCCGGGCTGCTTGAACGCCATCGCGCTGGCCAGGTCGCCGCCGTGCACCGCCACGCCGGGGCCGTGGTGGCCCAAGGGGCTGCCCTGCGGCTGCCAGGGGTGGCCAGGGGGGATGTAGCCGCCGGGGCCGCCGTAGACGCCGTGCTGGTTGGAGGGGGGATAGGCGCAGGCCGGGAGGAAGCTGCCCACGGAGGAGAGCCCCGGGGCGGGCTGGGGACGGGCACAGACACGCGTCGGGCACGGGGCGGCGGCGTCCCGGCGGCGCCCccggcgcccgccgccccccgcccggtACCTGCGGGTACTTGATGTCCCCGTCCGCCGCAGCCTTGTCGATGCCGTTGACGGGCTGGGCCGGGGGGAAGGCCGTCCTGTTGACGCCGGGCCAGTCTTCCATTTTGGGGGGGTAGGTAGAGCCCTCCGTGCCGGCCAGCGCCCCTGGGCGGGACAGAGCCGCGGCGCCGTTAGCCTCGGCCCTCGCCCCCCGGCCGGGGAGCTTCGCGGACAACCGCGGAGGGGCCCCGCTGCGCTACCCCCAGCTAGTCGAGGCGCGGCACCCCCGTCCGGCTCTGCCCGCCGCCCCGGCACTTTCTTGCTCTCCATAATTTAGGAGGCCCGACTCCTCTCTCTTGGCGAAGGAGATTTATAAAAGTGACATCggaatttttaaagataaatgatTGCGCAGAGGGGAATGCATGCGGTTGATTTACCCGGGTTTGGGGAGGATAAAAGGACTCGCCCCCCGCCCTATCCCGGAGCCGGTGGGGAAACCgggccggggctcggggctgcagTGACATCCATTCGAAAAGACGCGCCTCCgcccttcttccttctctaaAAAAACGGGCAGATTTCTCGGGGGATGCCCGCAGAGATCTGCCGTGCTGCCCAGCTCTCAGAAGCCATTTGctttcccctctttccctgcttttttccctcccctggcttgttttccccccctttttacCCCCACCCCctccgttttttttttctttgcaaagggAAATTCAGGGCTCCAAATTTGCGGTCGGCAATCTATCATCCTAcgaaaatattttccacatttttcataaaaagttCAAGATGTCTGAGCCTCGCCGCATCTGGCCCCACCGCTCCGTCCTGCCGGCGCGGGGTGCGgagatcaaaaaaataaaatgaaacaaaataaaataaaataaaacaaaacaaatccctCAAAGCCCAGGCCAGGGAGAACTGCTCGCCGAGTGGGGAAGGGCCGATGCCTGCCGAGCCCAGCGCTCCCAGGGCAGcgtggggcagggctgcagcccgaCAGCGCGCCTGTCGCAGTACCCACCCGTCTGCTCCATGAAGGTCCGGATGCCCAGGATGTTGGTGACAGAGTGAGCTGACGGCCAGGAGCGGGGCAGGCTGACATGGGCCGCCGCAACGGGCGCGCCGGGGTGGCTGCCCATCTTGGCGGCCGGCGAGGCCATGGGGCTGGGGTAGGGATACTGGTAGATGTGGTTGTAGGGCAGCGCAGGCTGGGGGGGTGGCTGCTTGCTGCCATCGTAGGGGCCAGGCTGGGAGAGGCTCCCAATCTTGTTTCGCAGGATCCTGCTGATGGAGCTGACCGAGGGCACATTGTACTTGTCGCAGACGCCGTCCGCCAGCAGCCGGTCACGGATCTCCCAGGCGAAGATGCCGGGGTCGCCCTGCTTGTAGTCGCGGATGTGCTTGACCACGTTGGGGGTGGTGACCCGTGGCTTGCTGCCACCGATGGCCCCAGGCAGGATGGAGCCCGTCTCGTTGTAGCGGGCCAGGATCTTGCTGACGCAGCCGTGCGAGACGCGGAGCTGGCGGCTGATGTCGCAGGGCCGGATGCCGAGCTGCGCCAGCTCCACGATCCGAAGCCGGATGGCGTTGGGCAGCGGCCGCCCGTTGACGAACACGCCGCCCAGCTGGTTCACCTCCCCGTACGTGTGCTCTGCCGGGGCCGGGCCACGCCGGGCCAGGACACAGCGTTACCGACGGCGGGCAccgggagcagggcaggggagcaggggtAAGGGCACCAGTGGGAAGGGGCGGAGGGGGCGCAGAAACGAGTCTGCGAAAGCCGTGCCCGTTGGGCAGTCTGGCCAGCTCACATCTAAGGAGACTGGGACagtgggaaaggagaggagaggagaggagaggagagaaaacgaagaaaaaatagaaaaaaaaatagaaaaagaaaggaaaaaagagtgagaaggggggaaggaagaaatggagaaacaaaggggaaagcaaaaagagaaggagaaaggggagcGAGAGAAAGAAGGAGcgagagaaggaaaggaaagaaaggaaagaaaggagaaagagaaagagagaaagaaaaagaagaaaagaagaaagaaagaaagaggaaaagagaggaaagagaggaaagagaagggaagaaagaaagaaagaaaaaaagagaagaaaaagaaagagaagagagaagagaaaaaaaaaaaaagaaaagaaagaaaagaaagaaagaaagaaagaaaaagagaagaaaagaaagaaaagaagaaagaaaaaaaaaagaagaaaagaaagaaagaaaaattaaaagcaagaaaagagcagaacagcagagagaagggagaaggaaggggaccGAGAAGTCGGGCAGAGCCGAGCGCTCTCCCACGCCGGGACCAGCCGCCACGACGGCCCACAGAAGCCGCTCCGCAGCCCGGCCTCTGCTCAAAGCGGCCGCGCAGTCCcggtccctgtccccgtcccgaTCCCGGTCCCGGCCCTGGTcccggcggcgggcaggggtCGGTCccggcgcccgccgcccccccgcgcccccccgcccGCAAAGCGAAACCGCGGCGGGTCGCGGCGCCGCCCGTCCCGGTCCCAGccctccccgcggccgcccgcgCTTACCCATCGCCCGGTACCGGGGGAGCGCCGCGCcgccgcggggagggggcgccgCCGGCCCGCCGCTCCGcagccgcagccgccgccgccgccggcccggcaTAGAGGGCGCGGGACCGCGGGAGGGGggcggcccggccgggccgtctgggggcggccggcggggggcggcggccgcggggctgtCCTGGCGGCGCCGAGCCGGTTCCCCGTTCGCGGGGAGCCCCCGCCGCTACTTGGGATCAATTTGACGTGGGAACCACGTCAATCCCGGCCGTCACGCTGGAggcgccccgcggccgcccaTTGGCTCCCGCCCGCTCCTAAATGGccgcggcccggggggggccggctcCATCCGCCCGCCCCCTCGGGGCGAGCGCCCCGGCgcggccgccgctccccgcccgggGGCCGCCCGCGCCTCCCCCCCGGTCCGCCTCCCCCCCggggcgccccccgcccggTACTGGGCCGAGGGAAGGCGGAGCGGGGTCCCTCCGCCCTCCGCCCGAGGCGGCGGGGACCCCCAGGACCCCTCCCGCGCCCGTTCCCACGCGGGACGGGGCCGGGACGCGCACCTGCGCCGCCTCtagcccgcagccccgccggcTGCCGCGGGACACGGACACGCAGGGGGGGCATCGACGGGGCAGCgggaggccgggccgggccggacACGTCTGGGGTTCCGCAAAGCCTGCCGCTGCTCGGCCCGCACTGAAATCCGCCCTGCTCTCGCACCGGCAGCCAACACAGGAGAGCAGCCTCGTGAAACGCGGGTGGGGCGAGCGCCGAGCGCTGAGGTTTGGTTGATTTTTGCGTGTTCCCCCCGGAAAGACAGATCGAAAGATCGTGAGTGTTTGTACGCAGACGGCCGAAAGgctggagggagaagggggCAATCGCCTCGCAGGCAGCCGCGGGCATCGCCCGCCGCGACCCCGTTCCTGCGCTTCGGGATGCGGCAGGACGCGGGGCTGGGCCCGCCAGCCGCCCCGGATCCGGCCTCGCCGCCGACGGCCCGGGCAGGGCAGCCGCtgccatcccaccccacccccccccgaaGGGGCCTTTCCCTAACGAGCAGCTGGCGTTAATTGCGCCGGTACCGCCGCCGCGTGTAAACGGCCGGAGGGCGAACCCGGCTCGCGTGGGAGCGCAAACGGCGTCTGCGGCCCGCGGTGCGGAGGCCACTTGGGGACGGGCACGGCTACAAGTCCTCCCGGGGCCCCCTctcctcgcccccccccccccccccccccggggggatTAAACCCCTGTGCGCAcggtgaggctgcagcaggcagtgccGCCCGAGAGCTGGGAATCCATCTTCGGGAGAGTGGAGCGGATCGATTAAAAAGCAGTTAAGCATTGCGAAGGGGTGGGTGCCCCGCGTTTGCTTTCCCCCCTCTTAGCCCTCCCCGGCTGCAGGGCCCGGGAGCGCCGTGGCCAGGAGTTTCCCTTCCTCGGCCGCCCGAGCGGGAcgggagcagctccctgcagcgtGCGGGAAGGAGGCAATCGAAAGGCGGCCGAGAACGCGagctttctttctccctgccctGTCATTCCGACGGAACAATTTTTCCGGTGCGTCTGGGGGTCCCGGCCCCCCTCGTGGCTCAGCCTTTTCCCCCGGGCCGCCTCCAGCCCCCAGCGGGGCTCACCGCCGCTGCTCGCCCACGCCCTGCTCCGAGCCGGGCTGAGGCAGAGGCCTGCCCGGGGGCGGCCGAGCAGGCACCGCTCCTGCCCCCACGGACCCTCCCGAGCTCCTTGCTGGCTGGGAAACCCGGCGCAGCGGCGGCCCCGAGCCCCAGACGGCGTGGCTGGGCGGGTGGCAGcgctgcaggggcagcagcccGCACCCACTGGGGCTCCCCGAGCCGGTCCGGCCCCAGCCCAACCACTGCCCCCCGGCCGGGCCAATCTCTTGTCTCCCTCTGTTGGAAAGTGCGGAGAAATccgccccgggccgggggggggctctgggcagccGCGGGTGGGATCCCGCCAGGGATGGGACTGGGGGGCTTTCCCTGGGCggttgaagaaataaatatgccCCTCCCCGGGCACCTGCTGCGGGGCAGCATCGCACAGCCGGGCGGCCCGTGGCTCCACCGGCTGCTagccaggaggagcaggagaagtTCGGCTGCCTTAGGGGTTCGGGGACGTGACTGCGGGCCTTATGTGAACGGGAAAGGGTCCTCTCGGCCCggcctgctgccagcaggcaaacagcaggcagggaaagggagcaaaagaggaaggacagaggaaagcaaagaagaacgaaaagaggaagaaaaagaagaaaacgagtaaaaatgaaaagatggaaataaaacaaagaacgaaaacaagaaaaagaaaatgaagaaaatgaagaatggcaagaagaagaaaaagaaaatgaaaaaggggaagagagggagaagaaacaaaagggagaaaaaaggggaaaataaaaaaggaaaatgtaaaaagaaagaacaaggaaagaaggaacaagaataagaaaagaaaaataaaaaatagaaaaaatagaaaaacaaataaaaaaggaaaagaaagaaaaatggaaagaggaagaagagaggaagaagaagaagaagaaaggaagaacaaagaagagaggaagaagaaaggagaggaagaaaaggaaggaaggacagcGGCTGCAGTGAGTGGGGCTGAGTGGCCAGGATCCTGCGGGCAGCccggggcagagcagggagggggtCTCTCGGACACAAGGGTCCCTCCCGCCCCCTCTCAGAGGCCGCCCGACGGCAGCCGCTAGGGAAGGGAGCAGCGCCGGCCCGACACCGCTGGGAGCCCTGCGCCGCCCTCGGCAGCTGGTACCAGGGAGCGGGACCCAGCACCGGGCTCGTCGTCCCCAggcctgcccccccccggggcggctcctccctgccccctgccctgcctccgAGATGGTTTTAATTTGCTCAGgctccttttcccccttccacccattctttcccctctcctctctcagCCCTCTTGGTTTATTGACGCTCCCGCCTGCCTCCGGTTTTGATTTAGCATCATGAGCTCACGGTCCAGCATGGAAAATATTAGGCTGGGGCGAAAGCAAGGGGAGGGCAGCCCCTGTACCCCCACCCCCCAGTGAGGGACAGGCTGGGGAGCACCGTCCCCCTCTtcctcattttccctttttcaagCCCCAGAGCCCCCCATGCTGAGGTAACGGGTAGGTGTGGGGGCGTTTTTAGGGCGAGTGCTCCTGAGGCCAAGCTTCACATGGCTGCATCGCAGCACGGCTAGTTTGGTTGGAAAAATGTAGCAGCAGTGAAACAAGTAGCTAtggtttttttaattttagtttagttttaatttttgtggtAGAAATACCAAGAACATTGCTCTACCATGGCAGCTGTCAATTAGTATAGTTAAAGGTAGGGGTTCCGCTGTGTTTCCCCATTATTTAGTCTGTACCCATTAATGAGTCAGAATTGCTGCGGTTCTTAGAGGGGATATTTAGTTTAGTCATGGTTATGGAGTTCATTTTCTGTCACAATCAGTCAAAATTAGAAAATCCTATTTCAGGCTGTTCAAAATGAGTGCCTGCTCACAGCAGACACACTGCAAAGCATAATGTTTCTCTCTCGCAAAGTGGAGTGCAATATTATCTGagtgcctgtgtgtgtgctttttgtGTCAGAAGGATCACAAAATTACttctgacaatttttttcttgagcGTTTTGACACTGGCTAAATATAGAGAGCTGAACTAT
The Cygnus olor isolate bCygOlo1 chromosome 3, bCygOlo1.pri.v2, whole genome shotgun sequence genome window above contains:
- the PAX1 gene encoding paired box protein Pax-1, producing the protein MEHTYGEVNQLGGVFVNGRPLPNAIRLRIVELAQLGIRPCDISRQLRVSHGCVSKILARYNETGSILPGAIGGSKPRVTTPNVVKHIRDYKQGDPGIFAWEIRDRLLADGVCDKYNVPSVSSISRILRNKIGSLSQPGPYDGSKQPPPQPALPYNHIYQYPYPSPMASPAAKMGSHPGAPVAAAHVSLPRSWPSAHSVTNILGIRTFMEQTGALAGTEGSTYPPKMEDWPGVNRTAFPPAQPVNGIDKAAADGDIKYPQPAPGLSSVGSFLPACAYPPSNQHGVYGGPGGYIPPGHPWQPQGSPLGHHGPGVAVHGGDLASAMAFKQPGREATDRKPASPAGKSPDPLNTIHGLSIPASSS